The Desulfomicrobium orale DSM 12838 genome includes a window with the following:
- the trbD gene encoding conjugal transfer protein TrbD produces MNTAPFHRALIRPLLLMGCDRELLMFSGLIAFALAAQGQTFMSLAYAVVLWFLSLFLLRLAAKADPFMRDVYLRHRRYAKYYPPRSTPYRINLREY; encoded by the coding sequence ATGAACACGGCGCCTTTTCACCGCGCATTGATCCGTCCCCTGCTGCTCATGGGCTGCGACCGCGAATTGCTTATGTTCTCGGGGCTGATTGCCTTTGCCCTGGCTGCACAGGGTCAGACATTCATGTCACTGGCTTATGCCGTGGTGCTCTGGTTTTTGTCTCTCTTCCTGCTGCGCTTGGCGGCAAAGGCTGATCCGTTCATGCGTGATGTCTACCTGCGCCACCGGCGCTACGCGAAGTATTATCCACCGCGCTCAACGCCGTACCGCATAAATCTGCGGGAGTACTGA
- a CDS encoding TrbC/VirB2 family protein has translation MKSLLTMIAVFIFVATLLPENAFASAGSGGGLPYESWLTNLRQSFTGPVAFTFGIIGIVVAGGVLIFGGDLNGFTRSILLLVLVMALLIAANNIMSNLFGQGAVIPEDAATIITGDQS, from the coding sequence ATGAAAAGTCTTCTTACAATGATTGCAGTTTTCATCTTTGTGGCCACTTTGCTTCCGGAAAATGCATTTGCTTCGGCTGGTAGCGGCGGCGGATTGCCTTATGAATCCTGGCTGACGAATCTTCGTCAGTCATTTACCGGTCCAGTTGCATTTACATTCGGCATCATTGGTATTGTCGTTGCGGGTGGAGTGCTGATCTTTGGCGGTGACCTGAACGGTTTTACCCGCTCAATCCTTTTGCTTGTGCTTGTCATGGCGCTCCTGATCGCCGCGAATAATATCATGAGCAATCTGTTCGGCCAGGGTGCGGTTATCCCTGAGGATGCAGCCACAATCATCACAGGGGACCAGTCATGA
- the trbB gene encoding P-type conjugative transfer ATPase TrbB, translating to MKSEKTCCESTVFCRTTRRKGKLKMLKNEPLLEIDESTRKRNLASLERNCGQQLLDLLRDPQTIEIMLNPDGQLWHERLGEPMKVVGQMPRHKAEAMFRSVAACLNKVVTWDSPQLDGEFPLDGSRFSGALPPIVSAPTFALRKRASSVFTLDQYVTAGTMTQNQCDILKAAVADHKNILVAGGTSSGKTTLTNALIAQIAEACPEERLIIIEDTGEIQCTARNVVFFHTSATVSMTLLLKQSLRLRPNRIFVGEVRDHAALDLLDAWNTGHEGGIATVHANSAALALSRLRGLIMRNEFAPRDVEDVISEAVHHVVYIEKYQDKRRVKEIIAVKGYTDSGYILENIA from the coding sequence ATGAAGTCAGAAAAGACCTGCTGCGAATCAACAGTATTTTGCAGAACTACGAGAAGAAAAGGAAAGCTGAAGATGCTCAAAAATGAACCGTTGCTTGAAATTGATGAGTCTACCCGCAAACGGAACTTGGCATCATTAGAACGGAATTGCGGCCAACAGTTACTTGATCTGCTCCGCGATCCGCAGACCATCGAAATCATGCTGAATCCGGACGGTCAGCTCTGGCATGAACGCCTGGGCGAACCAATGAAAGTGGTCGGACAGATGCCCCGGCACAAGGCCGAAGCAATGTTCCGCAGCGTGGCGGCTTGTCTCAACAAGGTCGTGACGTGGGACAGCCCGCAGCTTGACGGTGAATTTCCGCTCGACGGCTCCCGCTTCTCAGGCGCTCTGCCGCCCATTGTCTCGGCTCCGACATTTGCCCTGCGCAAACGCGCCTCCAGCGTGTTCACGCTGGACCAATACGTGACCGCCGGAACCATGACCCAAAATCAGTGCGACATCCTCAAAGCTGCTGTGGCTGATCACAAGAACATCCTGGTGGCGGGCGGCACAAGTTCCGGAAAAACCACGCTGACCAATGCTCTGATCGCCCAGATCGCCGAGGCATGCCCGGAGGAAAGACTGATCATCATTGAGGACACCGGCGAAATCCAGTGCACGGCCCGCAATGTCGTGTTCTTTCACACCTCGGCCACGGTCTCCATGACGCTGCTTCTCAAACAATCCCTGCGGCTGCGCCCGAACAGAATTTTTGTGGGCGAAGTCCGGGACCATGCAGCTCTGGACCTGCTCGACGCCTGGAACACAGGGCATGAGGGCGGCATTGCGACCGTTCACGCCAACAGCGCTGCCCTGGCGTTATCCAGACTGCGCGGACTCATCATGCGTAACGAATTTGCGCCACGTGACGTTGAAGATGTGATCAGTGAGGCAGTGCATCATGTCGTATACATCGAAAAATATCAGGACAAGCGGAGAGTAAAGGAAATCATCGCGGTCAAAGGATACACGGATTCCGGATATATTTTAGAAAACATAGCCTGA
- a CDS encoding TraK family protein — protein sequence MDKRKRLTRNLGRVEFIENKEFIEMMIKKGYPLKYIYEVLAEEGKFTMAYTTFIAICRKIKRGELKLGE from the coding sequence ATGGATAAAAGGAAAAGGCTTACGAGAAATTTAGGTAGAGTGGAGTTTATAGAGAATAAAGAGTTCATAGAAATGATGATCAAAAAAGGATATCCTTTGAAATATATATATGAAGTCCTTGCTGAAGAAGGTAAATTCACTATGGCATATACTACATTTATAGCAATATGTAGAAAGATAAAACGTGGTGAATTAAAATTAGGTGAATAA
- a CDS encoding helix-turn-helix domain-containing protein → METFVPQGKLRGMIMPDYIESKNLCVEARYLYAVLCDYARDKDHCWPSQRTLARRIGCSIASLKKYLRQLVAEKLIWIEHALRGCKYYLLNPVQTVKKISQKVSKFDGYPSNFDTESNLNNKKENTPPPLPHSSSLASKTQEGKFSLSESKTAFTQIWALYPKHECETRARNVWNKLWRQKKLPELSVILSAIQRQKRENQSWQRENGRFVPLLHNWLKDGRWTDMTPIQKATEDAYRQMAIEYKKRQKERTDLQLSVSRIQDEEFNVFANRLELKDNVRRAAYAIICYARQRGINIDLKTYNINSCNILSWLRRNVGL, encoded by the coding sequence ATGGAGACTTTTGTTCCCCAAGGAAAATTGCGTGGAATGATTATGCCAGATTACATTGAATCAAAAAATCTCTGCGTTGAAGCCCGCTATCTGTATGCGGTGCTTTGCGATTATGCCCGCGACAAGGATCACTGCTGGCCGTCACAACGTACCCTCGCCAGAAGGATCGGATGCAGCATTGCAAGTTTGAAAAAGTATCTGCGGCAGCTCGTAGCCGAAAAACTGATCTGGATTGAACATGCCCTTCGAGGATGCAAATACTATCTACTAAATCCCGTTCAGACCGTTAAAAAAATTTCACAAAAGGTATCAAAATTTGATGGATACCCGTCAAATTTTGATACCGAATCTAATCTTAATAATAAGAAAGAAAATACTCCCCCTCCCCTCCCCCACTCTTCTTCATTGGCGTCAAAGACACAGGAAGGGAAATTCTCGCTGTCTGAATCAAAGACAGCGTTTACTCAAATCTGGGCGCTCTACCCGAAACATGAATGCGAAACTCGCGCGCGAAATGTCTGGAACAAACTCTGGCGGCAAAAAAAGCTTCCGGAATTGTCTGTCATCCTGTCGGCGATTCAGCGCCAGAAGCGAGAGAACCAAAGCTGGCAGCGAGAAAATGGGCGTTTTGTGCCATTGCTGCACAACTGGCTAAAAGATGGGCGATGGACTGATATGACTCCTATTCAGAAGGCTACTGAAGATGCTTATCGCCAAATGGCCATAGAGTATAAAAAACGCCAAAAAGAAAGAACTGATCTACAGTTATCAGTTTCTAGAATACAAGATGAAGAGTTTAATGTTTTTGCAAACCGATTAGAATTAAAAGATAACGTACGTAGAGCTGCTTATGCAATAATTTGTTATGCTAGACAGCGTGGGATTAACATTGATCTTAAAACATATAACATAAATTCTTGCAATATACTATCATGGTTGCGCCGGAATGTGGGGTTGTAA
- the thiE gene encoding thiamine phosphate synthase, with the protein MISGRELVVRFIRQGGLYGLTAEKFSLGRSNEEVVRAMLDAGVRLVQYREKTKKMGKKLEECLSLRELTRKAGAAFIINDDIDLAMLVEADGVHVGQEDLPVAAVRRLVGENMAIGLSTHAPEEARAAKKAGADYIGVGPIFATQTKDDVCAPVGLGYLDFVVREMDMPFVAIGGIKEHNLRDVAAHGACCFALVTEIVEAPDIQDRVRRLHAAIRDTSGR; encoded by the coding sequence ATGATTTCCGGACGCGAACTGGTTGTGCGTTTCATCCGGCAGGGCGGCCTTTACGGGTTGACCGCCGAAAAATTTTCTCTGGGCCGATCCAACGAGGAGGTCGTCCGGGCCATGCTGGATGCGGGTGTCCGGCTGGTTCAATACCGGGAGAAAACCAAAAAGATGGGCAAAAAGCTGGAGGAATGTCTGAGCCTGCGCGAACTGACCCGCAAGGCCGGAGCTGCTTTCATCATCAATGATGACATCGATCTGGCCATGCTGGTGGAAGCCGACGGCGTGCATGTGGGGCAGGAGGATCTGCCTGTGGCGGCCGTGCGCCGGCTGGTGGGCGAAAACATGGCCATCGGTCTGTCCACTCACGCCCCGGAAGAAGCCCGCGCCGCCAAAAAGGCCGGGGCCGATTATATCGGCGTGGGCCCCATTTTCGCCACTCAGACCAAGGACGATGTCTGTGCGCCGGTGGGGCTCGGTTATCTGGATTTCGTGGTCCGGGAGATGGATATGCCCTTCGTGGCCATCGGGGGCATCAAGGAACATAATCTGAGGGATGTGGCCGCCCACGGCGCGTGCTGCTTCGCCTTGGTCACGGAAATCGTGGAAGCTCCGGACATCCAGGATCGCGTGCGGCGGCTGCATGCGGCTATCCGAGATACTTCAGGACGATGA
- the thiF gene encoding sulfur carrier protein ThiS adenylyltransferase ThiF produces the protein MNAFRQGLRRYLGAGWPEFAAGVRVGVIGAGGLGSNCAAHLVRSGFSRLVLADPDTVDASNLNRQFYRLDQIGLLKVEALRDNLLAIDPDADIAVHALAVDATNMRELFGSCQAVVEAVDLPDVKKLIMETLVPTGCLVVGASGMGGAGLAGTMRPRALGPNCVVVGDHSTACSAATPPLSPGVGMAAAMQADVVLHHFLNRFQEAL, from the coding sequence GTGAACGCCTTCCGGCAGGGACTGCGGCGCTATCTGGGAGCCGGATGGCCGGAATTCGCGGCAGGCGTGCGTGTGGGTGTCATCGGCGCGGGGGGGCTTGGCTCCAACTGCGCCGCTCATCTGGTACGCTCCGGATTTTCGCGGCTGGTGCTGGCCGATCCGGACACGGTGGACGCCTCCAATCTGAACCGGCAGTTCTACAGGCTGGACCAGATCGGGCTCCTCAAGGTGGAGGCCCTGCGCGACAATCTGCTGGCCATTGATCCCGACGCCGATATCGCCGTTCATGCTCTGGCCGTGGACGCCACGAACATGCGGGAGTTATTCGGCTCCTGTCAGGCGGTAGTGGAAGCCGTGGACCTGCCGGACGTGAAAAAACTGATCATGGAAACCCTTGTTCCCACCGGCTGTCTGGTGGTGGGCGCTTCGGGCATGGGCGGCGCGGGACTGGCCGGAACCATGCGGCCGCGCGCTCTCGGCCCCAATTGTGTGGTGGTGGGTGACCACTCCACAGCCTGTTCCGCCGCCACGCCGCCTCTTTCGCCCGGCGTGGGCATGGCTGCGGCCATGCAGGCAGACGTGGTGCTGCATCATTTTCTGAATCGATTTCAGGAGGCGTTATGA
- the thiH gene encoding 2-iminoacetate synthase ThiH encodes MSFRSVVEELSAEPLEERLAAATGHDVERALRQEHVSPGDFLSLLSPAAGGGYLESMAARAHDLTLRHFGRTVSLFTPLYVSNHCANHCRYCGFAAKNHIGRSMLTLDEVRAEGEAIARTGLKQILLLTGEAPHKAGVEYLAECARILRPLFPSIAVEVFPMKTEDYRRLIQIGVDGLTVFQETYDPVLYADLHPAGPKRDYAFRLDTPQRAAEAGMRIVNIGALLGLADWRREIYLTGMHADWLLKRYPDVDVAVSLPRMRPHAGSFQPSCVVSDRDLVQAMTALRIFLPRLSVTISTREAPDFRDNILPLGVTRMSAGVSTAVGGHAKPGDTGQFEISDGRSVDEVCRMLRARGYQPVFKDWEPLEATA; translated from the coding sequence ATGAGTTTCCGTTCTGTTGTCGAGGAACTGTCGGCCGAACCCCTGGAGGAGCGGCTTGCCGCCGCCACGGGACACGACGTGGAACGTGCCCTGCGGCAGGAGCATGTCAGTCCCGGGGATTTTCTGTCCCTGCTGTCCCCGGCGGCCGGCGGCGGATATCTGGAAAGCATGGCCGCCCGCGCCCACGATCTGACCCTGCGCCATTTCGGCCGCACTGTGAGCCTGTTCACGCCCCTTTACGTCTCCAACCACTGTGCCAACCATTGCCGCTACTGCGGATTCGCGGCCAAGAACCATATCGGCCGCAGCATGCTGACCCTGGACGAAGTCCGGGCCGAAGGCGAGGCCATCGCCAGAACCGGCCTGAAGCAGATCCTGCTGCTCACCGGTGAAGCTCCGCACAAGGCGGGCGTGGAATATCTGGCGGAATGCGCGCGAATCCTGCGCCCGCTTTTTCCATCCATCGCCGTGGAAGTCTTCCCCATGAAAACGGAAGACTACAGACGGCTCATCCAGATCGGAGTAGACGGCCTGACGGTGTTTCAGGAAACCTACGACCCGGTTCTGTACGCGGATCTGCATCCGGCCGGCCCCAAACGCGACTATGCCTTCCGTCTGGACACGCCTCAGCGTGCGGCCGAAGCGGGCATGCGTATCGTCAATATCGGCGCGCTGCTGGGTCTGGCCGACTGGCGGCGGGAAATCTATCTCACCGGCATGCATGCGGACTGGCTGCTCAAACGCTACCCGGATGTGGACGTGGCCGTGTCCCTGCCTCGCATGCGTCCGCACGCCGGAAGCTTCCAGCCGTCCTGCGTGGTTTCGGACCGCGACTTGGTCCAGGCCATGACCGCTCTGCGGATTTTCCTGCCGCGTCTGTCCGTGACCATCTCCACCAGAGAGGCTCCGGACTTCCGGGACAACATCCTGCCTCTGGGCGTGACCCGCATGTCCGCCGGAGTGAGCACCGCTGTGGGCGGCCACGCCAAGCCCGGCGATACGGGACAGTTCGAGATATCCGATGGCCGCAGCGTGGATGAGGTCTGCCGCATGCTCCGGGCCAGAGGATACCAGCCCGTGTTCAAGGATTGGGAGCCCTTGGAGGCCACGGCGTGA
- a CDS encoding thiazole synthase, producing the protein MENDIFELGGKRLTSRLLIGTGKYGDDALIPEVCAASGSQIITVALRRVDMDKKADNVMRHIPGHMTLLPNTSGARNAEEAVRIARLARAMGCGDWIKIEVISDSRYLLPDGYETARATEILAKEGFVVLPYMNPDLYVARSLASAGAAAVMPLGAPIGTNRGLRTEEMIRILIEEMELPVIVDAGIGTPSQACQAMEMGAAACLVNTAIATAADPVVMARAFGRAVSAGREACLAGLGSVAAHARASSPLTGFLGETGGAA; encoded by the coding sequence ATGGAGAACGATATTTTTGAACTGGGCGGCAAGCGTCTGACCAGCCGCCTGCTCATCGGCACGGGAAAATACGGAGACGACGCCCTCATCCCCGAGGTCTGCGCGGCTTCGGGTTCCCAGATCATCACCGTGGCCCTGCGCCGGGTGGACATGGACAAAAAAGCCGACAACGTCATGCGCCACATCCCCGGTCATATGACCCTGCTTCCCAACACCTCCGGGGCGCGCAACGCCGAAGAGGCCGTACGTATCGCCCGGCTGGCCAGAGCCATGGGCTGCGGCGACTGGATCAAAATAGAGGTCATCTCCGACAGCCGCTATCTGCTGCCCGACGGCTATGAAACGGCCAGGGCCACAGAAATCCTGGCCAAGGAAGGTTTCGTGGTTCTGCCGTACATGAATCCGGACCTCTATGTGGCCCGCTCCCTGGCCAGTGCGGGAGCCGCCGCCGTCATGCCTCTGGGCGCGCCCATCGGCACCAATCGCGGTCTCCGGACCGAGGAGATGATCCGTATCCTCATCGAGGAAATGGAGCTGCCCGTCATCGTAGATGCGGGTATCGGAACGCCGAGTCAGGCCTGCCAGGCAATGGAAATGGGCGCAGCGGCCTGCCTGGTGAACACGGCCATCGCCACGGCAGCCGATCCTGTCGTCATGGCCCGGGCCTTCGGCCGGGCCGTCTCCGCCGGACGGGAAGCCTGTCTGGCCGGGCTTGGCTCCGTGGCCGCCCACGCCCGGGCATCTTCACCTCTGACCGGCTTTCTGGGCGAAACAGGAGGTGCGGCATGA
- the thiS gene encoding sulfur carrier protein ThiS, producing MLVTVNGREQEIAAQTLHSLILSLDLDPSVVVAELNGSVIPGAEFTATTLHDGDTLELLSFVGGG from the coding sequence ATGCTTGTCACGGTCAACGGCAGGGAACAGGAAATTGCCGCCCAAACCCTGCACAGCCTGATTTTGTCCCTGGACCTCGACCCGTCCGTGGTCGTGGCGGAACTGAACGGCTCGGTCATTCCGGGTGCGGAATTTACGGCCACTACCCTGCACGACGGCGATACACTGGAGCTTCTGAGTTTTGTCGGCGGGGGATGA
- a CDS encoding EVE domain-containing protein, with the protein MRHWLLKTEPGCFSIDDLAAAPNQTTCWDGVRNYQARNFMRDMRLNDLALFYHSVTDPGVAGVARIVRESYPDHTAWDPADGHYDVRSTPEKPLWFMVDVQFVEKFDTQIPLKVLRSIKGLEKMELLRKGSRLSVMPVSEQEFSIIMRLAGTLE; encoded by the coding sequence ATGCGTCACTGGCTGCTGAAAACAGAACCCGGATGTTTTTCCATCGACGATCTGGCTGCCGCGCCGAACCAGACAACCTGCTGGGACGGAGTACGCAATTACCAGGCCCGGAATTTCATGCGCGATATGCGCCTGAACGACCTGGCTCTGTTCTACCACAGCGTGACGGACCCCGGCGTGGCCGGAGTGGCGAGAATCGTGCGGGAAAGCTACCCGGACCACACGGCCTGGGACCCCGCGGACGGCCACTACGATGTCCGGTCCACTCCGGAAAAACCGCTCTGGTTCATGGTGGATGTACAGTTTGTGGAAAAATTCGACACGCAGATTCCGCTCAAGGTCCTGCGCAGCATCAAGGGGCTGGAGAAGATGGAACTGCTGCGCAAGGGCTCGCGCCTGTCCGTCATGCCCGTTTCGGAACAGGAATTTTCCATCATCATGAGGCTGGCCGGCACGCTGGAGTAG
- a CDS encoding ATP-binding protein produces MKRILNRLKFETKLNLGIIAIVGGMALVLLPVVARMTSTALLDESKMRGAALAESLAARVVEPLLAGDHLRLRSMLGETGDVVYLFVLDADGRVTGHSFSRGFPVDLIRANAVADDQRVHIQLLHTGAIYIYDFAAPVIVAGERIGTVRAGLSRSRISAATRQLVSAIAILFGGALFAAMGLGGFFARTVTRRLARLGKRAEELASGKSSLAEDDPDRMKPEAPADPRVWGRAVFSGPGDEIQELSETFDFMERRLRAYVDGLREARASLSSQKRLLSTVLDMNPDLISLVDADMVYQTANLAFARSVGRGVEELRGADDRSLFSAETATRRVREAREVLESGERMDGQERSDDGRKWFHVVRIPVYDEAGRAAGLLRMERDITEIKAYEQQLIQAQKMESIGKLAGGVAHEINTPLGIILGYAQLLGEDAPAGSQLRGDLGIIERQAKVCRKIVADLLGFSRQTESEKREMCFNNSVMEAASLVWHTFALDRVQIVPHLDDSFPIIYGDPEKLKQVWLNLLTNARDAMAGEQGGVIVVSTRLKTAQGIVTLFLADNGPGIDAADMKQIFDPFFTTKPVGQGTGLGLAVSFGIVEDHMGEIRVESPLPKGIRDLFPEDAVVETGTLFIVDIPLDHCDLP; encoded by the coding sequence GTGAAGCGCATCTTAAACCGTCTGAAGTTTGAAACCAAACTCAACCTCGGCATCATCGCCATTGTGGGCGGCATGGCGCTGGTGCTTTTGCCCGTGGTGGCCCGCATGACCTCCACCGCTTTGCTGGACGAGAGCAAGATGCGCGGCGCGGCCCTGGCCGAAAGTCTTGCCGCGCGGGTGGTGGAGCCGCTGCTGGCCGGGGATCATCTGCGGCTGCGCTCCATGCTCGGCGAAACGGGAGACGTGGTGTACCTCTTCGTGCTGGATGCCGACGGCCGCGTGACCGGACATTCCTTCTCCAGAGGATTTCCGGTGGATCTGATCCGGGCCAATGCCGTGGCCGACGACCAGCGGGTGCACATCCAGCTGCTCCACACGGGGGCAATCTATATCTACGATTTCGCCGCACCGGTGATCGTGGCCGGGGAGCGTATCGGCACAGTGCGGGCCGGACTTTCCCGGTCGCGCATTTCCGCGGCCACCCGCCAGCTTGTTTCGGCCATTGCCATTTTGTTCGGAGGCGCTCTTTTTGCGGCCATGGGCCTGGGCGGCTTCTTCGCCCGCACCGTGACCCGCAGGCTGGCCCGGCTCGGCAAACGCGCCGAGGAACTGGCAAGCGGAAAATCTTCTCTCGCGGAAGATGATCCGGATCGAATGAAACCGGAAGCACCCGCCGATCCGCGCGTCTGGGGCAGGGCGGTGTTTTCCGGTCCGGGCGATGAAATTCAGGAGCTTTCCGAAACTTTTGATTTTATGGAGCGCCGTCTGCGCGCATATGTGGACGGCCTGAGGGAAGCGCGAGCCAGTCTGTCCAGTCAGAAGCGCCTTTTGTCCACGGTTCTGGACATGAACCCTGATCTCATTTCTCTGGTGGACGCGGATATGGTCTATCAGACGGCCAATCTGGCCTTTGCCCGCAGCGTGGGGCGCGGGGTGGAGGAGTTGCGGGGAGCCGATGACCGGTCGCTTTTTTCCGCGGAAACGGCCACACGGCGGGTACGGGAGGCCCGGGAAGTGCTGGAGTCGGGAGAGCGGATGGACGGTCAGGAGCGCTCCGACGATGGCCGGAAGTGGTTTCATGTGGTCAGAATTCCCGTTTACGATGAGGCCGGACGTGCGGCCGGACTTCTGCGCATGGAGCGGGATATCACGGAGATCAAGGCCTACGAGCAGCAGCTCATTCAGGCCCAGAAGATGGAATCCATCGGCAAGCTGGCCGGCGGCGTGGCTCACGAAATCAATACGCCGCTGGGTATCATCCTGGGCTACGCGCAGCTTCTGGGGGAGGATGCTCCGGCCGGCAGTCAGCTTCGGGGCGATCTGGGCATCATCGAACGGCAGGCCAAAGTCTGCCGCAAGATTGTGGCCGATCTGCTGGGCTTTTCCCGGCAGACTGAATCGGAAAAGCGCGAGATGTGCTTCAACAATTCCGTCATGGAGGCCGCAAGCCTGGTCTGGCACACCTTCGCCCTGGACCGGGTACAGATCGTGCCCCATCTGGATGACTCCTTTCCCATCATCTACGGCGACCCGGAGAAGCTGAAGCAGGTCTGGCTCAATCTGCTGACCAACGCCCGCGACGCCATGGCCGGGGAGCAGGGCGGCGTCATTGTCGTGAGCACCCGGCTGAAGACGGCTCAGGGCATTGTCACGCTCTTTCTTGCGGACAACGGACCCGGCATCGATGCGGCGGACATGAAGCAGATTTTCGATCCGTTTTTCACCACCAAGCCGGTGGGGCAGGGGACTGGGCTCGGGCTGGCCGTGTCTTTTGGCATCGTCGAGGATCACATGGGTGAAATCCGGGTGGAAAGCCCGCTGCCCAAAGGTATCCGGGATTTGTTTCCGGAAGATGCGGTTGTGGAAACCGGCACGCTGTTCATTGTGGATATTCCGCTGGACCACTGTGATCTGCCGTGA
- a CDS encoding phosphate/phosphite/phosphonate ABC transporter substrate-binding protein, whose translation MPRLALVLLLLLFACSDQESAVRVDMTKVENIPPPGRSEAVTYAYLPQYSHAVSFERHRRLVEYLRRATGLKIRQVFPGTFAEHISMVERGEIDISFTNPFVYISLEKFGSRAFARAVEPESGADFSGQIIVRADNTAIRTLEDCRGKRLIAVDQDSAGGYLYPLGLFAEHGISRSDFRKIAFASGPGGKQENVVLAVYAGVYDVGTIRKGTLKIVRDKIDLEQIRVLAETRPYPGWLYSAHKDLDPAVVESVRRALLALDPQREEDAGILEAAGMVRVIESREGDYHPVRELVDRLDLHGNTP comes from the coding sequence ATGCCCCGTCTAGCTCTTGTGTTGCTGCTGCTTCTGTTCGCCTGTTCCGATCAGGAAAGCGCCGTCCGGGTGGACATGACCAAGGTGGAAAACATTCCGCCGCCCGGACGGAGCGAGGCCGTGACCTACGCCTATCTGCCGCAGTATTCCCACGCCGTATCCTTCGAGCGCCACCGCCGCCTGGTGGAGTATCTGCGCCGGGCCACGGGGCTTAAAATCCGCCAGGTTTTTCCCGGCACTTTCGCCGAGCATATCAGCATGGTCGAGCGCGGGGAAATCGACATCTCCTTCACCAACCCCTTCGTCTATATTTCTCTGGAGAAGTTCGGCTCCAGAGCCTTCGCCAGAGCCGTGGAACCCGAGTCCGGAGCGGATTTTTCCGGCCAGATCATCGTCCGCGCGGACAATACGGCCATCAGGACCCTGGAAGACTGCAGGGGCAAACGGCTCATCGCCGTGGATCAGGATTCGGCGGGCGGCTATCTCTATCCCCTGGGACTCTTCGCCGAGCACGGCATCTCGCGTTCGGATTTCCGGAAGATAGCCTTTGCCTCGGGTCCCGGCGGCAAGCAGGAAAACGTGGTGTTGGCCGTGTATGCCGGAGTTTATGACGTGGGCACCATCCGCAAGGGGACCCTGAAGATCGTCCGGGACAAGATCGACCTCGAACAGATCCGCGTACTGGCGGAAACGCGCCCGTATCCCGGCTGGCTCTACTCCGCGCACAAGGACCTCGACCCGGCGGTGGTGGAAAGCGTCAGAAGGGCGCTGCTCGCTCTTGATCCGCAGCGGGAAGAGGATGCCGGCATTCTGGAGGCTGCGGGCATGGTCCGGGTCATCGAGAGCAGGGAAGGGGACTACCATCCGGTACGGGAGCTGGTTGACCGTCTCGACCTGCACGGGAACACGCCGTGA
- a CDS encoding rhodanese-like domain-containing protein encodes MRKILSLICLLLLLPAAVPAQDAALTVDQARRLMEENADNPRFVILDVRARELFEEGHIEGAVHMNYYATNFKRLVSRLDRDATILIYCQRGRQGPMARRVMEQLRFTDLHVLLLLLPLLALLSPAGSLPGTPA; translated from the coding sequence ATGAGGAAGATTCTCAGCCTGATCTGCCTGCTGCTTCTGTTGCCCGCCGCGGTGCCGGCTCAGGATGCGGCGCTGACCGTGGACCAGGCGAGGCGGCTCATGGAGGAAAATGCGGACAATCCCCGCTTCGTCATTCTGGATGTCCGGGCGAGGGAGCTGTTCGAGGAAGGGCATATCGAAGGCGCGGTGCACATGAACTACTACGCCACCAACTTCAAGCGTCTGGTTTCGCGGCTGGACCGCGACGCCACCATTCTCATCTATTGCCAGCGGGGCAGGCAGGGCCCCATGGCCCGCCGTGTGATGGAACAACTGCGCTTCACGGATCTGCATGTCCTGCTTCTCCTGCTTCCACTGCTGGCCCTTCTGTCTCCGGCCGGATCTCTTCCCGGAACTCCGGCCTGA